A part of Parvimonas micra genomic DNA contains:
- the argF gene encoding ornithine carbamoyltransferase, which yields MSKNLRGRNFLTLLDFTSDEIRYLLDLSKNFKDLKRSGTPHRYLEGKNIVLLFEKTSTRTRCSFEVAGMDLGMGVTYLDPGSSQMGKKESIEDTARVLGRMYDGIEYRGFSQELVETLGEYAGVPVWNGLTDKFHPTQMLADLLTIEEKFGYLKGLNFVYMGDARNNMGNSLMIACAKMGVNFTACAPKELWPEEELREKALEIAKATHCTVSFEEDVKKGTTNADVIYTDIWVSMGEPDEVWTERIKLLKPYQVNKEVMANAKETAIFMHCLPSFHDQKTVIGRQIFEKFGIPEMEVTDEVIEGPQSVVFDEAENRMHTIKAVMYSTLW from the coding sequence ATGAGCAAAAACTTAAGAGGAAGAAATTTCCTAACATTATTAGACTTTACAAGTGATGAAATTCGTTATCTTTTGGATCTTTCAAAGAATTTTAAAGATTTAAAGAGAAGCGGAACTCCACATCGTTATTTAGAAGGAAAAAATATAGTACTATTATTTGAAAAAACTTCAACAAGAACTCGTTGTTCTTTCGAAGTTGCCGGAATGGACTTAGGTATGGGAGTTACTTACTTAGATCCAGGTTCTTCACAAATGGGTAAAAAAGAATCCATTGAAGATACTGCAAGAGTTTTAGGAAGAATGTATGATGGTATCGAATACAGAGGATTCAGCCAAGAATTAGTTGAAACTTTAGGAGAATATGCAGGAGTTCCGGTATGGAACGGTTTAACTGATAAATTCCACCCAACTCAAATGTTAGCTGACCTTTTAACTATTGAAGAAAAATTTGGATATTTAAAAGGGTTAAACTTTGTATATATGGGAGATGCAAGAAACAATATGGGTAACTCACTTATGATAGCTTGTGCTAAAATGGGTGTAAACTTTACAGCTTGTGCTCCAAAAGAATTATGGCCTGAAGAAGAACTGAGAGAAAAAGCTTTAGAAATTGCTAAGGCTACTCATTGTACAGTAAGCTTTGAAGAAGATGTTAAAAAAGGAACTACAAATGCTGATGTAATCTATACAGACATTTGGGTATCAATGGGTGAACCAGACGAAGTTTGGACTGAAAGAATTAAATTGTTAAAACCATACCAAGTAAACAAAGAAGTTATGGCAAACGCTAAAGAAACTGCTATCTTTATGCACTGCTTACCTTCATTCCACGATCAAAAAACTGTTATCGGTAGACAAATTTTTGAAAAATTTGGTATTCCTGAAATGGAAGTTACTGATGAAGTTATTGAAGGACCACAATCAGTTGTATTTGATGAAGCTGAAAATAGAATGCATACTATAAAAGCAGTTATGTATTCTACTTTATGGTAA
- the arcC gene encoding carbamate kinase, translating into MGKRIVVALGGNALGNTPLEQLEKVKIAADIISDLVKDGNDVIIGHGNGPQVGMINLAMDYSANGKEKTPLMPLVECGAMSQGYIGYHLQQALGQAFKEKGINKTAVSVVTQVEVAENDKAFEHPTKPVGMFYTKEKADELAKEKGFTFVEDSGRGYRKVVPSPKPLNIVEIDAVKKMVDAGLVVITVGGGGIPVVKKNGKLVGIDAVIDKDKSSAKLASDLNADFLLILTAVDKVCINFNKPDQKELDEINVEQANKYIAEGQFGKGSMLPKVEACLEFVNGLDNRCAIITLLEKASDAVKGLTGTKIVK; encoded by the coding sequence ATGGGAAAGAGAATAGTTGTAGCTTTGGGGGGTAATGCTTTAGGCAATACCCCTTTAGAGCAATTAGAGAAAGTAAAAATAGCTGCCGATATAATTTCTGATTTAGTTAAAGATGGAAATGATGTTATAATCGGACATGGAAACGGACCTCAAGTAGGAATGATTAATTTGGCAATGGATTATTCAGCAAATGGAAAGGAAAAAACTCCTTTAATGCCTCTTGTTGAATGTGGAGCTATGAGTCAAGGATATATAGGTTATCATTTACAACAGGCTTTAGGTCAAGCTTTTAAAGAAAAAGGAATTAATAAAACTGCTGTTTCCGTTGTAACTCAAGTTGAAGTTGCAGAAAATGATAAAGCTTTTGAACACCCAACTAAACCAGTTGGAATGTTCTATACAAAAGAAAAGGCAGATGAACTTGCAAAAGAAAAAGGATTCACTTTTGTTGAAGACTCAGGAAGAGGATATAGAAAAGTTGTTCCTTCACCAAAACCATTAAATATTGTTGAAATTGACGCTGTTAAAAAAATGGTTGATGCTGGACTTGTAGTTATAACTGTAGGTGGTGGCGGAATACCAGTTGTTAAGAAAAATGGCAAATTAGTAGGAATTGATGCTGTAATTGATAAGGATAAATCAAGTGCGAAACTTGCATCGGATTTAAATGCGGATTTCCTTTTAATTTTAACTGCTGTTGACAAAGTTTGTATAAATTTCAATAAACCTGACCAAAAAGAATTGGATGAAATAAATGTTGAACAAGCTAATAAATACATCGCAGAAGGACAATTCGGCAAGGGAAGCATGCTTCCAAAAGTTGAAGCTTGTTTGGAATTTGTAAATGGATTGGATAATAGATGTGCTATTATTACTTTGCTTGAGAAGGCATCAGATGCTGTAAAAGGTCTTACAGGAACTAAAATAGTTAAGTAG
- a CDS encoding helix-turn-helix domain-containing protein: MNKQKGIEIQNKANSYINEESMYSIDREIITSPTKGLFHQSARFLLIKKGTAKMRIQNNIYEIKDKTLICILPWEYTEVIEVSKTIQYFILKYNFDSANKIIKSFYNIDAENLSLINSFYDNPVIQCTDEQFKYFSNVFDMLRDELGEDSTLYNKNENPISSAYVLNKIIDLIITYRRMQNEDTQKIKKVDEKFDKINIFRYIHAHLSEKLTISSISKLFFMSESTINRYVKETTGISFNTLINEMRVGKTMDMLLYTDLDIEEIAEITGFSDRSHLSKVFTARTGQNPNKYRQTFHKVSQICQIENIRKFYRILNYVVKNSSDDIEIESICKNFSISITELNRLFIYYVEKNFKNFLNFVRINKSTKLLLKTDMQITDIAFEVGYNTVKTFNRNFLKYQKMLPTEFRKNLKLQDREI; the protein is encoded by the coding sequence ATGAACAAACAAAAAGGAATCGAAATACAAAATAAAGCTAATTCATATATAAATGAAGAAAGCATGTACAGTATTGACAGAGAAATAATAACATCTCCGACAAAAGGACTTTTTCATCAATCTGCAAGATTTTTGCTGATAAAAAAAGGTACTGCAAAAATGAGAATACAAAATAATATATATGAAATAAAAGACAAAACTTTAATCTGTATTTTACCTTGGGAATATACTGAGGTTATTGAAGTTTCAAAGACCATACAATATTTTATTCTAAAATATAATTTTGACAGCGCAAACAAAATAATAAAATCGTTTTATAATATTGATGCAGAAAATTTAAGTTTAATAAATTCATTTTACGACAATCCTGTAATCCAATGTACTGACGAACAATTCAAATATTTTTCAAATGTTTTTGATATGTTACGTGATGAACTAGGAGAAGATTCAACTTTGTATAACAAAAACGAAAATCCAATATCTTCAGCATATGTTTTAAACAAAATAATTGACTTAATTATAACTTACAGAAGAATGCAAAATGAAGATACACAAAAAATAAAAAAGGTTGACGAAAAATTTGATAAAATAAATATTTTTAGATATATTCATGCACATTTAAGCGAAAAACTTACAATTTCTTCAATTTCAAAATTATTCTTTATGAGTGAATCAACAATAAATCGATATGTAAAAGAAACGACAGGTATTTCTTTTAACACCTTAATAAATGAAATGAGAGTCGGAAAAACTATGGATATGTTACTTTATACAGATCTCGATATAGAAGAAATCGCAGAAATAACAGGTTTTTCAGATAGATCCCATCTTTCAAAAGTATTTACTGCAAGAACAGGACAAAACCCCAATAAATACAGACAAACATTTCATAAAGTTTCACAAATTTGTCAAATAGAGAATATAAGAAAATTTTATAGAATATTAAACTATGTAGTAAAAAATTCAAGTGATGATATAGAAATAGAAAGTATATGTAAAAACTTTTCAATATCCATAACAGAACTGAATAGATTGTTTATATACTATGTAGAAAAAAATTTCAAAAATTTTTTAAATTTTGTACGAATTAATAAATCTACAAAATTATTGTTAAAAACAGATATGCAAATAACTGATATTGCATTTGAGGTTGGATATAATACAGTCAAAACATTTAATCGAAATTTTTTGAAATATCAAAAAATGTTACCAACTGAATTTAGAAAAAATCTAAAACTACAAGATAGAGAAATATAA
- a CDS encoding MarR family transcriptional regulator: MELSEKIIELLKSSEALKGGEIAEKLGVEKSGVDKILKKLKAEEKIISPKRCYYSVEK; encoded by the coding sequence ATGGAATTAAGTGAAAAGATTATTGAATTATTAAAATCTTCAGAAGCTCTTAAAGGTGGAGAAATCGCAGAAAAATTAGGAGTTGAAAAATCTGGAGTGGATAAAATTTTAAAGAAATTAAAGGCTGAAGAAAAAATAATTTCTCCAAAGAGATGTTATTATTCTGTTGAAAAGTAG
- the tsaD gene encoding tRNA (adenosine(37)-N6)-threonylcarbamoyltransferase complex transferase subunit TsaD, producing MDDIKIMAIESSCDETSVAVVKNGREIISNVISSQIDMHKKFGGVVPEVASRMHLEVINNIVREALEEAKLSMADIDAIAVTKGPGLVGALLVGISEAKALSYACKKPLVGVNHMKGHICAAFITHKELEPPFICLLVSGGHTYLVYVKDYNNMEVIGKTIDDACGEAYDKVARCLGMNYPGGPEVERLAKLGNDKSIDFPRVMLDKNSYNFSFSGLKTAVLNYLNSKKQKNEEISKEDVCASFQRAVFDVLIFKTEKLMKEKKLDTLVVSGGVSANNTLREEINKMCEKNGFKSYFPDKILCTDNAAMIASSGYYEYISGVRSDLTLNVEPNLELEN from the coding sequence ATGGATGATATAAAAATTATGGCGATAGAAAGCAGTTGTGATGAAACAAGTGTTGCAGTCGTAAAAAATGGAAGAGAAATTATTTCTAATGTAATTTCTTCTCAAATAGATATGCATAAAAAATTCGGAGGAGTAGTACCGGAAGTTGCAAGCAGAATGCATTTAGAAGTAATCAATAATATAGTAAGAGAGGCTTTAGAAGAAGCGAAACTTTCAATGGCTGATATAGATGCAATAGCCGTTACTAAAGGGCCGGGTCTTGTCGGAGCCTTGCTTGTTGGAATATCAGAAGCAAAGGCATTATCTTATGCTTGTAAAAAGCCACTAGTTGGTGTCAATCATATGAAGGGACATATCTGTGCGGCTTTTATAACTCATAAGGAGTTGGAGCCTCCATTTATTTGCCTTTTAGTTTCCGGAGGGCATACTTATTTAGTATATGTAAAAGATTATAACAATATGGAAGTAATTGGAAAGACAATTGATGATGCCTGTGGAGAGGCTTATGATAAGGTTGCTAGATGTTTAGGAATGAATTATCCTGGTGGCCCTGAAGTTGAAAGACTGGCAAAACTTGGAAATGATAAGTCGATAGATTTTCCAAGAGTAATGCTTGATAAAAATAGCTATAATTTTAGTTTTAGCGGACTTAAAACGGCTGTACTTAATTATTTAAACAGTAAAAAGCAAAAAAACGAAGAAATTTCAAAAGAAGATGTATGTGCGAGTTTTCAAAGAGCTGTTTTTGATGTGTTGATTTTTAAGACTGAAAAGTTAATGAAAGAAAAAAAATTAGATACCCTTGTTGTATCGGGTGGTGTTTCTGCAAATAATACATTAAGAGAAGAGATAAACAAAATGTGCGAAAAAAATGGTTTTAAATCCTATTTTCCGGATAAAATACTTTGCACAGATAACGCCGCTATGATTGCATCATCAGGGTATTATGAGTATATATCAGGAGTAAGAAGTGATTTAACATTAAATGTTGAGCCAAATTTGGAGCTAGAAAATTAA
- the rimI gene encoding ribosomal protein S18-alanine N-acetyltransferase, with translation MILYRYAENKDVFDILSLDNENFSNNFKEAFYLEYIKNQRVIVAEKEENVIGYVIFNQILDEAEIYKIVVLKELRKKQIAFKIIEFLLNELKKNNVKKIFLEVRKNNIPAINLYKKCGFINIREIVDYYNNPKENGIMMLKEVV, from the coding sequence ATGATTTTATATAGATACGCAGAAAACAAAGATGTGTTTGATATTCTATCTTTAGATAATGAAAATTTTTCTAACAATTTTAAAGAAGCATTTTATTTAGAATATATAAAAAATCAAAGAGTCATTGTAGCAGAAAAAGAAGAAAATGTAATTGGATATGTTATATTTAATCAAATTTTAGATGAAGCTGAAATATACAAAATAGTTGTTTTAAAGGAACTTAGAAAGAAACAGATTGCTTTTAAAATTATTGAATTCTTATTAAATGAATTAAAGAAAAATAATGTTAAAAAGATATTTTTAGAGGTCAGAAAAAACAATATTCCTGCTATTAATCTATATAAGAAATGTGGATTTATAAACATTAGAGAGATTGTTGACTATTATAATAATCCGAAAGAAAATGGAATTATGATGTTAAAAGAGGTAGTTTAA
- the tsaE gene encoding tRNA (adenosine(37)-N6)-threonylcarbamoyltransferase complex ATPase subunit type 1 TsaE codes for MLEIILNSLDECDNFSKRFSKTLKNGDVISLVGDLGAGKTTFTKFLGKNLGIGEDITSPTFNLVNLYSGKFEFNHMDLYRIDSPEELYQIDYENYFYPDGITVIEWAENAGYLLPKNLIEIEILKISENSRKIVIKGNNKRELEIIEGL; via the coding sequence TTGTTAGAGATTATTTTAAATTCTTTAGATGAATGTGATAATTTTTCTAAAAGATTTTCAAAAACATTAAAAAATGGCGATGTGATTTCTTTGGTTGGAGATCTCGGAGCCGGAAAAACTACTTTTACTAAATTTTTAGGGAAAAATTTGGGAATTGGTGAAGATATTACTTCACCGACATTTAATTTAGTTAATTTATATTCCGGAAAGTTTGAGTTTAATCATATGGATTTATATAGAATTGATTCTCCGGAGGAACTTTATCAAATAGATTATGAAAACTACTTTTATCCTGATGGGATTACAGTAATAGAATGGGCGGAAAACGCAGGTTATTTATTACCTAAAAATTTAATTGAAATTGAGATTTTAAAAATTTCTGAAAATTCAAGAAAGATTGTAATTAAAGGAAATAATAAAAGAGAATTGGAAATTATAGAGGGATTATAA
- the tsaB gene encoding tRNA (adenosine(37)-N6)-threonylcarbamoyltransferase complex dimerization subunit type 1 TsaB gives MKILAIDTSTTHSSCAVMEDNNIVGDFSINQSMSHNEILLVMVDEMLKKLNIDIEDIDLFVAVTGPGSFTGIRIGVTVVKALAMALNKPIVAVNTLEALSFGVFTDKKKIPLIDARGERVYYGVYEGLENKNIVAPALLTIDELLEEFLDKGEFVFVGDCVNLYKDRILKNKNFEITPACLNSCISRNACVIGKHKFESGDISDCFNLSPEYVRLSQAQRDMENKGK, from the coding sequence ATGAAAATTTTAGCGATAGATACTTCAACAACTCACAGTTCCTGTGCCGTAATGGAAGATAATAATATTGTTGGAGATTTTAGTATTAATCAAAGTATGAGCCATAATGAGATTTTGCTTGTAATGGTTGATGAAATGCTTAAAAAATTAAATATTGATATAGAAGATATAGACTTATTCGTTGCAGTTACAGGACCGGGCTCTTTTACAGGGATAAGAATAGGGGTTACTGTTGTAAAGGCTTTGGCAATGGCTTTGAATAAGCCGATAGTTGCGGTAAATACATTGGAGGCTCTTTCTTTTGGAGTGTTTACCGATAAAAAGAAAATTCCTTTGATTGACGCCAGAGGAGAAAGAGTATATTATGGAGTTTATGAAGGCTTAGAAAACAAAAATATTGTTGCGCCGGCACTTTTAACTATTGATGAACTTTTGGAAGAATTTTTAGATAAAGGAGAATTTGTTTTTGTAGGAGATTGCGTTAATTTATATAAAGATCGAATTTTAAAAAATAAAAATTTTGAAATTACTCCTGCTTGCTTAAACAGTTGTATTTCAAGAAATGCCTGTGTTATTGGTAAACATAAATTTGAAAGTGGAGATATTTCAGACTGTTTTAATTTAAGTCCTGAATATGTAAGACTTTCACAAGCTCAAAGAGATATGGAAAATAAAGGTAAGTAG
- a CDS encoding YjjI family glycine radical enzyme translates to MISKIKTLEEARELSMNIIKAKDLTYEQKTSQLAKLAENLNDFPVSSVNDRIFEISENGGFCDLWEGHAPYAPRYICPNYQKLLDEGCKFLRLEKAETLLDAINSLLIFYHHVPSITRYPVYIGKIDKLLDPFITDREEAKKLIKWFLVSLDRTINDSFCHANIGPEKTVAGEIILELLPILNNVTPNMTILYDEDITPDDFGEKAVYASLLTANPAFANDKYYRKDFNGDYAIASCYNGLPISGGAFTLSRLRLGSLARSSSSKQDFFDRVLPEAIDLMCNFMEGKIRFLVEETPFFEENFLVKEGFIELDRFVGLFGVVGLHECVQKLLEFESKDLVYGKDDYANNLGLEVMDFVENRVNSFESKYLTFWNHRFMLHSQVGAQDDMEDSAGVRIRIGKEIPMYDHIKHSALFHKYFPSGIGDHFPFDETAEKNPAAVLDIFKAAFRLNMRYISCYGENGDLIRVTGYLVKKSDMQKFIDGESISYDTVQYAREAFEKYHLLERKVRDVK, encoded by the coding sequence ATGATTTCTAAAATAAAAACATTGGAAGAAGCTAGAGAATTATCAATGAATATTATTAAGGCTAAGGATTTAACTTATGAGCAAAAGACTTCTCAACTTGCAAAGCTTGCAGAGAATTTGAATGATTTTCCTGTAAGTTCAGTTAATGATAGAATTTTTGAAATTTCTGAAAATGGAGGTTTCTGCGATTTGTGGGAAGGTCATGCGCCTTATGCGCCGAGATATATTTGCCCTAATTATCAAAAACTTTTGGATGAGGGTTGTAAGTTTTTACGTCTTGAGAAGGCTGAAACTTTGCTTGATGCAATTAATAGTTTATTGATTTTTTATCATCATGTTCCTTCTATAACTAGATATCCTGTTTATATTGGGAAAATTGATAAACTTTTAGATCCATTTATTACAGATAGAGAAGAGGCTAAAAAATTAATTAAATGGTTTTTAGTTTCTTTAGATAGAACAATTAATGACAGTTTTTGCCATGCAAATATCGGCCCTGAAAAGACTGTTGCAGGAGAAATTATTTTAGAATTACTTCCAATTTTAAATAATGTTACTCCAAATATGACAATTCTTTATGATGAAGATATTACACCGGATGATTTTGGAGAAAAGGCAGTTTATGCATCTCTTTTAACTGCAAATCCTGCTTTTGCTAATGATAAATACTATAGAAAAGATTTTAATGGAGATTATGCGATAGCAAGTTGCTATAATGGACTTCCAATTTCAGGTGGGGCATTTACTTTAAGTAGATTAAGACTTGGTTCTCTTGCTAGAAGTTCAAGTTCAAAACAAGATTTCTTTGATAGAGTTTTGCCTGAAGCGATAGATTTAATGTGCAATTTTATGGAAGGGAAAATCAGATTTTTAGTTGAAGAAACGCCTTTCTTTGAAGAAAATTTCTTGGTTAAAGAAGGTTTTATTGAATTGGATAGATTTGTTGGACTTTTCGGAGTTGTAGGACTTCATGAATGTGTTCAAAAACTTTTAGAGTTTGAAAGTAAAGATTTAGTGTATGGAAAAGACGATTATGCCAACAATTTAGGGCTAGAAGTAATGGATTTTGTAGAAAATAGAGTTAATTCATTTGAAAGTAAGTATTTAACTTTCTGGAACCATAGATTTATGCTTCATTCACAAGTTGGGGCACAAGATGATATGGAAGATAGTGCAGGAGTTAGAATCAGAATAGGTAAGGAAATTCCTATGTATGATCATATTAAACATTCAGCTTTATTCCATAAGTATTTTCCGTCAGGAATTGGCGACCATTTTCCATTTGATGAAACTGCTGAAAAGAATCCTGCTGCTGTTTTAGATATTTTTAAGGCTGCATTTAGATTAAATATGAGATATATTTCATGTTATGGAGAAAATGGCGATTTGATTCGTGTAACAGGATATTTAGTAAAGAAATCTGATATGCAAAAATTTATTGACGGAGAAAGTATCAGCTATGATACTGTTCAATATGCAAGAGAGGCTTTTGAAAAATATCATTTATTAGAACGTAAGGTTAGAGATGTCAAATAA
- a CDS encoding leucine-rich repeat domain-containing protein, producing MKNKNILALALLCGFSFSQVSFADSETVIYNKEGITVNLIADGEGTFKISVENKSSKDMVGVKVKTEDIKGLKIVKGKELEIGDVKVGEKKVLENEKIQFEVVEAIKDGIKKGKLSKTGIAGVYKINVTIAVAGIVGVICVLVSKKRNAKKLLSVAVGTGILMSSVLAYNSNAEGTYKNSANLSGNIEIKGKTYDYAGVLMWNGENSKVEDDEQDKVVEIEDAKLLKVINKNLGKNRADNQKVTVEEMESLTELSIFLKEDGSADFSESAKYSILGKPTSLKGTKDFKFAVTRGMKSIKGLEYAKNLKKLKLNENEISDISPLKNLTKLEYLEIQRNRIVDVNPLKNLTNLKFLKLYNNLIEDIALLSNLTNLTGLDLHYNVTVGGDESHKIISKGITDISALKNLKKLEFLDISANRIEDISILKNFDKIKDLDFSGNRVKNYEGLGDYIAERLGKALNEGIGSIQFSGQTIDFGSTVEVKEKEVIFTTPFKGIKELGNSLAQVFGSEDPLNAFGEIKTNVEGIDASYDLDTNKIKLTVSDGVITKYNGKELDLNLKMSLEEYTWTLKNIKLKFVSE from the coding sequence ATGAAAAATAAAAACATATTAGCTTTAGCGCTACTTTGTGGATTTTCTTTTTCACAAGTGAGTTTTGCTGATAGTGAAACTGTGATTTACAACAAAGAAGGAATCACAGTAAATTTAATCGCAGATGGCGAAGGAACTTTTAAGATTTCTGTTGAAAACAAGAGCTCAAAAGATATGGTAGGAGTTAAAGTAAAGACAGAAGATATAAAAGGTCTTAAAATTGTTAAAGGTAAAGAACTTGAAATCGGTGATGTAAAGGTCGGAGAAAAGAAAGTTTTAGAAAATGAAAAAATACAATTTGAAGTTGTTGAAGCTATTAAGGATGGAATTAAAAAAGGAAAACTTTCTAAAACAGGTATTGCAGGAGTTTACAAAATCAATGTAACAATTGCGGTAGCGGGAATTGTTGGAGTTATTTGTGTTTTAGTTTCTAAAAAGAGAAATGCAAAAAAACTTTTATCTGTTGCAGTTGGTACAGGAATTTTGATGTCTTCAGTTTTGGCTTATAACTCAAATGCAGAAGGCACTTATAAAAATTCTGCCAATTTATCTGGAAATATAGAAATAAAAGGCAAAACTTACGACTATGCCGGAGTTTTGATGTGGAATGGTGAAAATTCTAAAGTTGAAGATGACGAACAGGATAAAGTTGTTGAAATTGAGGATGCAAAACTTTTAAAGGTAATAAATAAAAATTTAGGTAAAAATAGAGCTGATAATCAAAAAGTTACTGTTGAAGAAATGGAAAGTTTAACGGAGTTATCAATATTTTTAAAAGAAGACGGAAGTGCTGATTTTAGTGAAAGTGCAAAATACTCAATACTTGGAAAGCCAACAAGTTTAAAAGGAACTAAAGATTTTAAATTTGCCGTTACCAGAGGAATGAAGAGTATTAAAGGCTTGGAATATGCAAAAAATCTAAAGAAATTAAAATTAAATGAAAATGAAATTTCAGATATTTCTCCTCTTAAAAATTTAACTAAATTGGAATATTTAGAGATTCAAAGAAATAGAATTGTTGACGTTAATCCTTTGAAAAATTTAACAAATCTTAAGTTTTTGAAATTATATAATAATTTAATTGAAGATATAGCACTACTTTCAAATTTGACAAATCTAACAGGATTGGATTTACATTATAATGTTACGGTTGGTGGTGATGAGAGTCACAAAATAATATCTAAAGGAATTACTGATATTTCTGCTTTGAAGAATTTGAAAAAATTGGAATTTTTAGATATTTCGGCTAATAGAATAGAAGATATTTCAATCCTTAAGAATTTTGATAAAATTAAAGATTTAGATTTTTCAGGAAATAGAGTTAAAAACTATGAAGGATTAGGAGATTATATTGCTGAAAGATTGGGAAAAGCATTGAATGAAGGTATTGGAAGTATTCAATTTTCAGGTCAGACAATAGACTTTGGGTCAACTGTTGAAGTGAAAGAAAAAGAAGTTATCTTTACTACACCTTTTAAAGGAATTAAAGAACTTGGAAATTCATTGGCACAAGTTTTCGGTTCAGAAGATCCTTTGAATGCTTTTGGTGAAATTAAAACTAATGTTGAAGGAATAGATGCAAGTTATGATTTAGACACTAACAAAATAAAGTTGACTGTATCAGATGGTGTTATCACTAAATATAATGGAAAAGAGTTAGATTTAAATTTAAAAATGTCATTAGAAGAATATACTTGGACATTAAAGAATATAAAACTTAAATTTGTTTCAGAGTAA
- a CDS encoding YjjW family glycine radical enzyme activase, with product MSNKGIINKIIDMSVVDGPGNRTSIFLQGCNFNCFYCHNPETIRHCINCMECIPSCPTKSLKNVNGKIVWNDKTCINCDECIRVCKHLSSPKIYNWTVEETVERIKKNMPFIRGITVSGGECTLQHTFLTSLFTEVRKLGLTCFVDTNGGIPLKRLPDFVEVSDAFMLDIKAFDNEEHLFITKSKVDVVLENADYLASINKLFEIRTVTIAGMDNRTTIDNITRMLSKYIKMGHKIRYKIIKYRKYGVREEYSMFSAPTDDEMEELKEIAIRNGFEDVIIV from the coding sequence ATGTCAAATAAAGGAATTATAAATAAAATAATAGATATGTCGGTGGTAGACGGACCTGGAAACAGGACGTCTATTTTCCTACAGGGTTGTAATTTTAACTGTTTTTATTGTCATAATCCTGAAACTATTAGACATTGTATAAATTGTATGGAATGTATTCCGTCTTGCCCGACTAAGAGTTTGAAGAATGTAAATGGAAAAATAGTTTGGAATGATAAAACCTGTATAAATTGTGATGAATGTATAAGGGTTTGTAAGCATCTTTCAAGTCCGAAGATATACAATTGGACAGTTGAAGAAACAGTTGAAAGAATAAAAAAGAATATGCCGTTTATTAGAGGAATTACAGTTAGTGGTGGAGAATGTACTTTGCAACATACTTTTTTAACTTCTCTTTTTACAGAGGTTAGAAAGCTTGGTCTTACTTGTTTTGTTGATACAAATGGTGGAATACCTTTAAAGAGACTTCCTGATTTTGTTGAAGTTTCAGATGCTTTTATGCTTGATATAAAGGCTTTTGATAATGAGGAACATCTTTTTATAACTAAAAGTAAGGTTGATGTGGTTTTAGAAAATGCAGATTATCTTGCAAGTATTAATAAACTATTTGAGATAAGGACTGTAACAATTGCCGGAATGGACAATAGAACTACTATTGATAATATTACAAGAATGCTTTCCAAATACATAAAAATGGGACATAAAATTAGATATAAAATTATAAAATACAGAAAATATGGAGTTAGAGAAGAATACAGTATGTTTTCAGCTCCAACAGATGATGAAATGGAAGAATTAAAAGAAATAGCAATCAGAAATGGATTTGAAGATGTTATTATCGTTTAA